Proteins from a genomic interval of Streptomyces sp. NBC_01445:
- a CDS encoding urease accessory protein UreF: MTRAALLVLADGRFPAGGHAHSGGAEAAVKAGRITGAASLEDFCRGRLHTTGLVSASLAAAAALGLDPVTLDEAADARTPSPALRTAARRLGRQLMRAARAAWPHPELDTLARRFPKGAHQPVVLGLTARAAGLGAADAAYCSAYESVSGPATATVRLLSLDPFDATAGLARLADDIDRVATAAAEAAARAVTEGADSLPAASAPLLEVGAEAHAAWAVRLFAS; the protein is encoded by the coding sequence ATGACACGAGCCGCACTCCTCGTCCTGGCCGACGGCCGCTTCCCCGCCGGTGGGCATGCCCACTCCGGCGGGGCGGAGGCCGCCGTCAAGGCGGGACGCATCACGGGCGCGGCGAGCCTGGAGGACTTCTGCCGGGGCCGTCTGCACACCACGGGACTGGTGTCGGCGTCCCTGGCGGCGGCCGCCGCGCTCGGCCTCGATCCGGTCACCCTGGATGAGGCCGCCGACGCCCGTACACCGTCACCCGCCCTGCGCACCGCGGCGCGCAGGCTCGGCAGGCAGCTCATGCGCGCCGCGCGCGCGGCCTGGCCGCATCCCGAACTCGACACGCTCGCCCGTCGGTTCCCCAAGGGGGCCCATCAGCCGGTGGTCCTCGGCCTCACCGCCCGGGCCGCGGGCCTCGGAGCCGCCGACGCCGCCTACTGCTCCGCGTACGAGAGCGTCAGCGGGCCCGCCACCGCGACGGTCCGGCTGCTCAGCCTCGACCCCTTCGACGCGACGGCGGGGCTCGCGCGCCTCGCGGACGACATCGACCGTGTCGCGACGGCGGCCGCCGAGGCTGCGGCACGAGCCGTCACCGAAGGGGCGGATTCCTTGCCCGCGGCGTCCGCGCCGCTGCTGGAGGTGGGGGCCGAGGCCCACGCGGCCTGGGCTGTGCGCCTGTTCGCGTCCTAG
- the ureG gene encoding urease accessory protein UreG, whose translation MHLDHSHDGPAAVSADARRPDGTRRAVRIGLGGPVGSGKTATVAALCRALRDELSLAVVTNDIYTREDAEFLLREAVLPPERITAVETGACPHTAIRDDISANLEAVEDLEDEIGPLDLILVESGGDNLTATFSRGLVDAQIFVIDVAGGDDIPRKGGPGVTTADLLVINKTDLAPYVGSDLARMSADAKAQRAELPVVLQSLRSDDGVREVADWVRGQFAEWTA comes from the coding sequence ATGCACCTCGACCACTCACATGACGGCCCCGCCGCGGTCAGCGCCGACGCCCGCCGTCCCGACGGCACCCGCCGCGCCGTTCGTATCGGCCTCGGCGGCCCCGTCGGATCCGGCAAGACCGCCACCGTCGCGGCGCTCTGCCGCGCGCTGCGCGACGAGCTGTCCCTCGCCGTCGTGACGAACGACATCTACACGCGCGAGGACGCCGAGTTCCTGCTCCGCGAGGCCGTGCTGCCGCCCGAGCGCATCACCGCCGTGGAGACGGGCGCCTGCCCGCACACCGCCATCCGCGACGACATCTCCGCCAACCTGGAGGCCGTGGAGGACCTGGAGGACGAGATCGGGCCGCTCGACCTGATCCTCGTCGAGTCCGGCGGCGACAACCTCACGGCCACGTTCTCGCGCGGCCTCGTCGACGCGCAGATCTTCGTCATCGACGTCGCCGGCGGCGACGACATCCCGCGCAAGGGCGGCCCGGGCGTCACCACCGCCGACCTGCTCGTCATCAACAAGACGGACCTCGCCCCGTACGTCGGCTCCGACCTCGCCAGGATGTCCGCCGACGCCAAGGCGCAGCGCGCCGAACTCCCTGTCGTCCTCCAGTCCCTGCGCTCCGACGACGGTGTGCGCGAGGTCGCCGACTGGGTGCGCGGACAGTTCGCCGAGTGGACGGCATGA
- a CDS encoding urease accessory protein UreD, producing the protein MTAGVRSTARITASDDGRGGTSLPVLDAEGSLALRRIRSTGPDARVMLVGAMSGPLGGDHMSVEAHVTAGARLRIGSVAATIALPGQAKGEARYDVRLRVDDGAELHWLPEQLISACESDLRVTTRAELAPGARLVLREEQVLGRTAEEPGRLTSRLTVHRAGRPLLDQELSCGPGAPGGWDGPAVLAGHRALGQLVVVRPEFEKDRPSPALLGENAALTPLAGPAVLVTALASDALRLRGTLDEALRRLS; encoded by the coding sequence ATGACCGCAGGCGTACGCTCCACGGCCCGCATCACGGCGAGTGACGACGGCCGGGGCGGCACCAGTCTGCCCGTCCTCGACGCAGAGGGCTCCCTGGCCCTGCGCCGCATCCGCTCGACCGGTCCTGACGCGCGCGTCATGCTCGTCGGCGCCATGAGCGGGCCGCTCGGCGGCGACCACATGAGTGTCGAGGCGCATGTGACGGCAGGTGCCCGCCTGCGCATCGGGTCCGTCGCCGCGACGATCGCCCTGCCCGGCCAGGCCAAGGGCGAGGCGCGCTACGACGTCCGCCTCAGGGTCGACGACGGGGCCGAACTGCACTGGCTGCCCGAGCAGTTGATCTCCGCGTGCGAGAGTGACCTGCGGGTCACCACGCGGGCCGAACTCGCTCCGGGCGCCCGGCTCGTGCTGCGTGAGGAACAGGTGCTCGGCCGCACCGCCGAGGAGCCCGGCCGGCTCACCAGCCGGCTCACCGTCCACCGCGCGGGCCGCCCCCTGCTCGACCAGGAGCTGTCCTGCGGCCCCGGCGCGCCTGGCGGCTGGGACGGCCCCGCCGTACTCGCGGGACATCGGGCGCTCGGCCAACTCGTGGTCGTAAGGCCCGAGTTCGAGAAAGACAGGCCGTCGCCCGCGCTGCTCGGCGAGAATGCCGCGCTGACGCCGCTCGCGGGGCCCGCCGTCCTGGTCACGGCCCTCGCGTCCGACGCGCTGCGGCTGCGCGGAACGCTCGACGAGGCCCTGCGCCGCCTGTCCTGA